A window of the Canis lupus baileyi chromosome 8, mCanLup2.hap1, whole genome shotgun sequence genome harbors these coding sequences:
- the SRRM2 gene encoding serine/arginine repetitive matrix protein 2 isoform X6, with product MDLILQQEGWQLDLKRNSLGWKDLQRVPSPTPAPKEAVREGRPQEPTPAKRKRRSSSSSSSSSSSSSSSSSSSSSSSSSSSSSSSSSSSSSTSSSPSPAKPGPQALPKPASPKKPPPGERRSRSPRKPIDSLRDSRSLSYSPAERRRPSPQPSPRDQQSSSERGSRRGQRGDSRSPGHKRRKETPSPRPVRHRSSRSP from the exons ATGGACTTAATTTTACAGCAGGAGGGATGGCAGTTAGACCTCAAGAGGAACTCCCTGGGCTGGAAGGATCTTCAGAG GGtacccagccccaccccagccccaaagGAGGCTGTTCGAGAGGGACGTCCTCAGGAGCCTACCCCAGCCAAGCGGAAGAGGCGCTCTAGTAGCTCCAGTTCcagctcttcctcttcctcttcatcttcctcctcgtcctcctcctcttcctcctcttcctcctcctcttcctcctcctcctcttcctcctcttctacttcttcctccccctcccctgctaaGCCTGGCCCTCAGGCCTTGCCCAAACCTGCAAGCCCTAAGAAGCCGCCCCCTGGTGAGCGGAG GTCCCGTAGCCCCCGGAAGCCAATAGACTCTCTCCGAGACTCTCGGTCTCTCAGCTACTCGCCTGCGGAGCGCCGCCGCCCCTCGCCCCAGCCCTCGCCACGGGACCAGCAGAG CAGCAGTGAGCGGGGTTCCCGCAGAGGCCAGCGTGGGGACAGCCGCTCCCCAGGCCACAAGCGCAGGAAGGAGACACCCAGCCCCCGGCCTGTGCGGCACCGTTCCTCCAG GTCTCCTTGA
- the SRRM2 gene encoding serine/arginine repetitive matrix protein 2 isoform X1: MSIFLHVYLLVFGAVVPPPPPGHGAMYNGIGLPTPRGSGTNGYVQRNLSLVRGRRGERPDYKGEEELRRLEAALVKRPNPDILDHERKRRVELRCLELEEMMEEQGYEEQQIQEKVATFRLMLLEKDVNPGGKEETPGQRPAVTETHQLAELNEKKNERLRAAFGISDSYVDGSSFDPQRRAREAKQPAPEPPKPYSLVRESSSSRSPTPKQKKKKKKKDRGRRSESSSPRRERKKSSKKKKHRSESESKKRKHRSPTPKSKRKSKDKKRKRSRSTTPAPKSRRAHRSTSADSASSSDTSRSRSRSTAAKTHTTALTGRSPSPVSGRRGEGDAPSKEPGTTNTGQPSSPEPSTKQPSSPHEKDKEKEKSGIRPSPSPERSSTGPEPPAPTPLLAEQHGGSPQPLATATLSQEPVNPPSEGSPTRGRSLPKSPEKPPQSSSESCPPSPQPTKVSRHASSSPESPKPAPAPGSRREISSSPASKSRSHGRGKRDKSHSHTPSRRVGRSRSPTATKRGRSRSRTPTKRGHSRSRSPQWRRSRSAQRWGRSRSPQRRGRSRSPQRPGWSRSRNTQRRGRSRSARRGRSHSRSPATRGRSRSRTPARRARSRSRTPARRRSRSRTPARRRSRSRTPARRGRSRSRTPARRRSRTRSPVRRRSRSRSPARRSGRSRSRTPARRGRSRSRTPARRGRSRSRTPARRGRSRSRTPARRGRSRSRTPARRRSRSRSVVRRGRSHSRTPQRRGRSGSSSERKNKSRTSQRRSRSNSSPEMKKSRISSRRSRSLSSPRSKAKSRLSLRRSLSGSSPCPKQKSRTPPRRSRSGSSQPKAKSRTPPRRSRSGSSPPSNQKSKTPSRQSCSSSSPQPKVKSGTPPRQGSVTSPQANEQSATPQIQSCSESSPDPELKSATPSRHSCSGSSPPRVKSSTPPRRSRSGSSSPQPKVKAITSPVQSHSGSSSPSPSRVTSKTPPRQSRSESPCSKMESRLLQRQSRSRSSSPDTKVKPGTPPRQSHSGSTSPCPKVKPQTPSGHSLSESKSPCSQEKSKDSPAQSSGFFSLCPGIKSSTPPGELYFAASSLQQKGQSQTSPDPRSDTSSPEMKQSHSESPSLQSKSQTPLMGGRSRSSSPITELAPKSPARPERRELSSPRLKSGLSPEQSKSQSDSSPYPAMDSKSFLGQSRLEPSELKEKSVLLLQEDFTASSPIPRDKLSPLPVQDKPDSSPVLRETPKTPSRERGGVGSSPDTKDQSALAKPNQDEELMEVVEKSEESSNQVLSHLSPELKEVAGSNFESSPEIEERPTVCLSVDQSQSQTSLEAEVPAVASTWSGPHFSPEHKELSNSPPRENSFGSPLEFRNSGPVAEMNTGFSPEVKEDLNGSFPNQLETDPYIDLKEQSTRSSRRSSSELSPDAVEKAGMSSNQSVSSPVLDAVPRTPSRERSSSASPELKDGLPRTPSRRSRSGSSPGLRDGSGTPSRHSLSGSSPGMKDIPRTPSRGRSECDSSPEPKALPQTPRPRSRSPSSPELNNKGLTPQRERSGSESSVEQKTMARTPLGQRSRSGSSQELDGKPSASPQERSESDSSPDSKAKTRVPLRERSRSGSSIEVESKSRPSPRRSRSGSSPEVKDKPRAAPRAQSGSDSSPEPKAPALRALPRRSRSGSSSKGRGPSPEGSSSSESSPEHPPKSRTARRSSRSSPEPKTKSRTPPRRRSSRSSPELTRKARLSRRSRSASSSPETRSRTPPRRRRSPSVSSPEPAEKSRSSRRRRSASSPRAKTTSRRGRSPSPKPRGLQRSRSRSRREKTRTTRRRDRSGSSQSTSRRRQRSRSRSRVTRRRRGGSGYHSRSPARQESSRTSSRRRRGRSRTPPTSRKRSRSRTSPAPWKRSRSRASPATHRRSRSRTPLVSRRRSRSRTSPVSRRRSRSRTSVTRRRSRSRASPVSRRRSRSRTPPVTRRRSRSRTPTRRRSRSRTPPVTRRRSRSRTPPVTRRRSRSRTSITRRRSRSRTSPVTRRRSRSRTSPVTRRRSRSRTSPVTRRRSRSRTPPAIRRRSRSRTPLLPRKRSRSRSPLAIRRRSRSRTPRTTRGKRSLTRSPPAIRRRSASGSSSDRSRSASPPATRNHSGSRTPPVALNSSRMSCFSRPSMSPTPLDRCRSPGMLEPLGSSRTPMSVLQQAGGSMMDGPGPRIPDHPRTSVPENHAQSRIALALTAISLGTARPPPSMSAAGLAARMSQVPAPVPLMSLRTAPAASLASRIPAASAAAMNLASARTPAIPTAVNLADSRTPAAAAAMNLASPRTAVAPSAVNLADPRTPTAPAVNLAGTRTPAALAALSLTGSGTPPTAANYPSSSRTPQAAAPANLVGPRSTHATAPVNIASSRTPPALAPASLTSARMAPALSGANLTSPRVPLSAYERVSGRTSPPLLDRARSRTPPGGPGSRTPPSALSQSRMTSERAPSPASRMVQASSQCVLPPAQDRPRSPVPSAFSDQSRALLAQTTPAAGSQSLSSGTVAKTTSSADDHNGMLSGPAPGMSHPEGGEPPVSTGAQQSSALAALQPAKERRSSSSSSSSSSSSSSSSSSSSSSSSSSGSSSSDSEGSSLPTQPEVALKRVPSPTPAPKEAVREGRPQEPTPAKRKRRSSSSSSSSSSSSSSSSSSSSSSSSSSSSSSSSSSSSSTSSSPSPAKPGPQALPKPASPKKPPPGERRSRSPRKPIDSLRDSRSLSYSPAERRRPSPQPSPRDQQSSSERGSRRGQRGDSRSPGHKRRKETPSPRPVRHRSSRSP; encoded by the exons GTCTCCCACTCCAAAGAGCAAACGTAAATCTAAGGACAAGAAGCGGAAGCG GTCTCGAAGTACAACACCAGCCCCCAAGAGCCGCCGGGCCCACCGTTCAACGTCTGCTGACTCTGCTTCCTCTTCCGATACTTCTCGCAGTCG GTCTCGAAGTACGGCAGCAAAAACCCATACAACTGCCTTGACTGGGCGAAGTCCTTCCCCCGTTTCAGGGCGTCGAGGGGAGGGAGATGCGCCTTCTAAAGAACCAGGTACCACTAACACAGGGCAGCCTAGCAGCCCAGAGCCATCTACAAAGCAGCCTAGCAGTCCTcatgaaaaagataaagagaaggag AAATCTGGAATTCGACCTAGCCCCTCTCCGGAAAGGAGCAGCACAGGCCCAGAACCACCTGCTCCCACTCCGCTCCTTGCTGAGCAACATGGCGGCTCCCCACAACCCCTTGCAACAGCCACCTTAAGTCAGGAGCCAGTGAACCCCCCATCTGAGGGTTCCCCAACCAGGGGCCGTTCACTACCTAAGTCTCCTGAGAAACCTCCCCAGTCTTCTTCAGAGAGCTGCCCACCATCCCCTCAACCTACCAAAGTTTCTCGACATGCCAGCTCTTCCCCTGAAAGTCCTAAACCTGCACCGGCTCCTGGGTCCCGCCGAGAGATTTCTTCTTCTCCCGCATCCAAGAGTCGCTCACATGGCCGGGGAAAGCGGGATAAGTCACATTCTCATACCCCTTCTCGAAGAGTGGGGAGGTCCCGTAGCCCTACTGCTACCAAGAGGGGGCGATCTCGGTCTCGAACCCCTACCAAAAGGGGTCATTCTCGGTCCCGGTCCCCTCAGTGGCGTAGGTCCCGGTCTGCACAGAGGTGGGGACGTTCCAGAAGTCCCCAGCGACGTGGCCGCTCTAGGTCTCCTCAGAGACCAGGCTGGTCTAGAAGCAGAAATACCCAGAGAAGAGGCAGGTCTAGATCAGCAAGGCGAGGCAGGTCACACTCTAGATCCCCAGCCACTAGGGGCAGATCACGTTCTAGAACACCAGCCCGTCGGGCCAGGTCTCGCTCTAGAACACCTGCCAGGCGGAGGTCACGATCCAGGACACCTGCCAGACGTAGGTCACGCTCTAGAACACCAGCCCGGCGGGGCAGGTCTCGCTCTAGAACACCTGCTAGGCGCAGATCTAGGACCCGGTCGCCAGTACGACGGAGGTCTCGTAGCAGATCACCAGCCAGGAGAAGTGGCAGGTCACGCTCTAGAACCCCAGCCAGACGGGGTCGGTCACGCTCTAGAACCCCAGCCAGAAGAGGGAGATCTCGGTCTAGAACACCTGCAAGACGAGGACGATCTCGGTCTAGGACACCAGCAAGACGAGGACGATCTCGGTCTAGGACACCTGCAAGACGAAGATCTCGTAGTAGAAGTGTAGTTAGACGAGGAAGATCTCACTCTAGAACACCACAAAGAAGAGGCAGATCTGGTTCATCATCAGAACGGAAGAACAAATCCAGGACGTCACAGAGAAGGAGCAGGTCCAACTCAAGCCCAGAAATGAAAAAGTCTCGCATTTCTTCAAGGCGGAGTAGGTCTCTTTCTTCACCACGGTCCAAAGCAAAATCTCGCTTGTCTTTGAGGCGAAGCCTTTCAGGATCATCTCCATGTCctaaacaaaagtctaggacacCACCAAGGCGCAGTCGCTCTGGATCATCCCAACCAAAAGCTAAGTCCAGAACACCACCGAGGCGAAGTCGGTCTGGTTCTTCACCTCCTTCTAATCAGAAATCTAAGACACCATCAAGACAGAGTTGTTCCAGTTCATCTCCTCAACCTAAAGTGAAGTCTGGAACACCACCAAGGCAAGGGTCTGTAACAAGTCCCCAGGCAAATGAACAATCTGCAACACCACAAATACAGAGCTGTTCAGAATCATCAcctgaccctgagctgaaatctgcAACCCCTTCAAGACATAGCTGCTCCGGGTCCTCTCCTCCTAGAGTAAAATCTAGCACACCTCCGAGACGGAGCCGATCTGGGTCATCCTCTCCACAACCCAAAGTCAAGGCAATAACATCACCAGTCCAAAGCCATTCTGGCTCTTCTTCTCCTAGTCCTAGTAGGGTGACATCTAAAACACCGCCAAGGCAAAGCAGATCAGAGTCTCCTTGCTCCAAGATGGAATCTAGATTGTTGCAAAGACAGAGCCGTTCTAGGTCCTCCTCACCAGATACCAAAGTGAAACCTGGAACACCACCAAGACAAAGTCACTCAGGGTCTACTTCGCCATGCCCTAAAGTAAAGCCCCAAACTCCATCAGGGCACAGTCTTAGTGAATCAAAATCACCATGTTCCCAAGAGAAGTCTAAAGACTCACCAGCACAAAGTTCaggattcttctctctctgtccaggaATAAAGTCTAGCACACCACCAGGAGAGCTGTATTTTGCAGCCTCCTCTTTGCAACAGAAAGGACAATCTCAAACTTCACCAGATCCTAGATCTGATACTTCAAGCCCAGAAATGAAACAGAGTCATTCTGAGTCTCCATCTCTGCAGAGCAAATCTCAGACACCTCTTATGGGTGGCCGGTCCAGGTCCTCCTCTCCAATCACTGAGCTGGCACCCAAATCTCCAGCAAGACCAGAAAGAAGGGAATTGTCAAGTCCTAGGCTAAAATCTGGACTGTCTCCTGAGCAAAGCAAGTCCCAATCTGACTCTTCCCCATATCCTGCAATGGACTCTAAATCTTTTCTGGGGCAGAGTAGATTGGAGCCTTCTGAATTGAAAGAGAAATCAGTCTTACTCCTTCAGGAGGATTTTACTGCATCGTCTCCCATACCAAGAGACAAATTGAGTCCTCTTCCAGTGCAGGATAAGCCTGATTCCTCACCAGTACTCAGAGAAACACCTAAAACCCCGTCAAGGGAAAGAGGTGGTGTTGGATCATCTCCAGATACGAAAGACCAAAGTGCGTTAGCTAAGCCAAACCAAGATGAGGAATTAATGGAAGTGGTAGAGAAATCTGAAGAATCCTCAAACCAGGTTCTCTCCCATTTGTCTCCGGAACTTAAAGAAGTGGCTGGAAGTAACTTTGAATCATCACCTGAAATAGAAGAAAGACCCACTGTGTGTTTGAGTGTTGACCAAAGTCAGTCACAGACTTCTTTGGAAGCAGAAGTCCCTGCAGTGGCCTCAACTTGGAGTGGGCCACATTTTTCTCCAGAACATAAAGAACTGTCTAACTCTCCTCCACGGGAGAATAGCTTTGGGTCACCTTTAGAATTTAGAAACTCAGGCCCTGTTGCAGAAATGAATACTGGATTTTCTCCTGAAGTTAAAGAAGATTTGAATGGCTCTTTTCCTAATCAACTGGAGACAGATCCGTATATAGACCTGAAAGAACAATCAACAAGGTCCTCTAGACGTAGCAGTTCAGAGTTATCCCCAGATGCAGTAGAAAAAGCTGGAATGTCTTCAAATCAGAGTGTTTCTTCACCAGTACTTGATGCAGTACCTAGAACACCATCAAGGGAAAGAAGTAGCTCTGCATCTCCTGAGCTGAAAGATGGTTTACCCAGAACCCCTTCAAGGAGAAGTAGGTCTGGGTCTTCTCCAGGACTTAGAGATGGGTCTGGGACTCCCTCAAGACACAGCTTATCTGGGTCCTCTCCTGGAATGAAAGATATACCTAGAACACCATCCAGGGGGAGAAGTGAATGTGATTCTTCTCCAGAACCAAAAGCTTTGCCTCAGACTCCTAGACCAAGAAGTCGTTCACCATCATCCCCAGAGCTCAACAACAAGGGTCTTACCCCCCAGAGAGAAAGAAGTGGGTCAGAATCTTCAGTTGAACAGAAGACTATGGCTAGGACTCCTCTTGGGCAGAGAAGTCGATCGGGATCTTCTCAAGAACTTGATGGGAAACCGAGTGCATCCCCTCAAGAGAGAAGTGAGTCAGACTCTTCTCCAGATTCTAAAGCTAAGACACGAGTACCGCTTAGAGAAAGGAGTCGCTCTGGATCATCTATAGAGGTCGAGAGCAAATCTCGACCTTCTCCTCGGCGCAGTAGATCTGGCTCATCTCCTGAAGTTAAAGATAAGCCAAGAGCAGCACCCAGGGCACAGAGTGGTTCTGATTCCTCTCCTGAACCCAAGGCTCCTGCCCTTCGAGCTCTTCCCAGACGAAGCAGATCGGGGTCATCAAGTAAAGGCAGAGGCCCTTCTCCTGAAGGAAGCAGCAGTTCAGAGTCCTCTCCAGAACACCCACCCAAATCTAGAACTGCTAGAAGAAGCTCTAGGTCATCACCAGAGCCCAAGACCAAATCCCGTACTCCACCTCGCCGTCGCAGTTCTCGATCATCTCCTGAGCTGACTAGGAAGGCCAGACTCTCTCGTAGAAGCCGCTCTGCATCATCCTCACCAGAGACCCGTTCTAGAACTCCACCAAGACGCAGAAGAAGTCCTTCAGTGTCTTCTCCAGAGCCAGCTGAAAAGTCCAGATCCTCTCGCCGTCGGCGCTCAGCTTCATCCCCACGTGCTAAGACAACTTCAAGGAGGGGCCGTTCTCCTTCACCAAAGCCTCGCGGGCTCCAGAGGTCCCGTTCCCGCTCAAGGAGGGAGAAAACCAGAACGACTCGACGTCGAGATAGGTCTGGATCTTCTCAGTCAACCTCTCGGAGAAGACAGCGGAGCCGGTCAAGGTCTCGGGTCACTCGGCGGCGGAGGGGAGGTTCTGGTTACCATTCAAGGTCTCCTGCCCGGCAGGAGAGTTCCCGAACTTCTTCCCGACGTCGAAGAGGTCGTTCTCGGACACCCCCAACCAGTCGGAAGCGGTCCCGCTCACGCACCTCACCAGCCCCGTGGAAACGGTCAAGGTCTCGGGCCTCTCCCGCCACTCACAGGCGATCCCGGTCCAGAACACCGCTGGTTAGCCGCCGTAGGTCTAGGTCTCGAACTTCACCAGTCAGTCGGAGACGATCAAGGTCCAGGACATCAGTGACTCGACGAAGATCTCGATCCAGAGCATCCCCAGTGAGTCGAAGGCGATCCAGGTCTAGAACACCACCAGTAACCCGCCGTCGTTCAAGGTCCAGAACACCAACACGCCGCCGCTCCCGTTCTAGAACTCCGCCAGTGACCCGAAGAAGGTCTAGATCTAGGACTCCACCAGTAACCAGGAGGCGATCTCGAAGCAGAACTTCTATCACTCGCAGAAGATCAAGATCCAGGACATCTCCAGTCACCCGTAGGAGATCTCGATCTCGCACATCTCCGGTAACTCGAAGGAGGTCCCGCTCTCGAACCTCTCCAGTCACACGCCGCCGATCACGGTCCCGAACACCTCCAGCTATTCGGCGCCGCTCCAGGTCTCGGACCCCACTGTTGCCACGCAAACGGTCTCGAAGTCGCTCTCCACTTGCTATCCGCCGCCGTTCTAGATCCCGTACTCCGCGAACAACTCGGGGCAAGCGGTCCTTAACAAGATCTCCTCCTGCCATCCGAAGGCGTTCTGCATCTGGAAGCAGTTCCGATCGCTCACGGTCTGCTAGTCCTCCAGCAACAAGGAATCATTCTGGTTCTCGGACACCTCCAGTAGCACTCAATAGCTCTAGAATGAGCTGCTTCAGTCGTCCTAGCATGTCACCAACACCTCTGGACCGCTGTAGATCACCTGGAATGCTTGAACCCCTTGGCAGTTCTAGAACACCCATGTCTGTCCTGCAGCAAGCTGGTGGCTCCATGATGGATGGTCCAGGTCCCCGAATTCCTGATCACCCAAGAACATCTGTGCCAGAAAATCATGCACAGTCAAGAATTGCACTTGCCCTGACAGCCATCAGTCTTGGCACTGCGCGGCCACCTCCATCCATGTCCGCTGCTGGCCTTGCTGCAAGAATGTCCCAAGTTCCAGCTCCAGTGCCTCTCATGAGTCTCAGAACGGCCCCAGCTGCCAGCCTTGCCAGCAGGATTCCTGCAGCCTCTGCAGCAGCCATGAACCTGGCCAGTGCCAGGACACCTGCCATACCAACAGCAGTGAACCTGGCTGATTCAAGAACACCAGCTGCTGCAGCAGCCATGAACTTGGCCAGCCCCAGAACAGCAGTGGCACCCTCTGCTGTGAACCTTGCTGACCCTCGCACCCCTACAGCTCCAGCTGTGAACCTAGCAGGAACCAGAACCCCAGCTGCTCTGGCAGCTTTGAGTCTCACCGGCTCTGGCACACCCCCAACTGCTGCAAACTATCCTTCCAGCTCCAGAACACCCCAGGCTGCAGCGCCTGCAAACCTGGTGGGTCCTAGATCTACACATGCCACAGCTCCTGTGAATATTGCCAGCTCAAGAACCCCTCCTGCCTTGGCACCTGCAAGCCTCACCAGTGCTAGAATGGCTCCAGCCTTGTCTGGCGCAAACCTTACCAGCCCCAGGGTGCCCCTCTCTGCTTATGAGCGCGTTAGTGGTAGAACCTCACCACCGCTTCTTGACCGAGCCAGATCCAGAACCCCACCAGGAGGGCCAGGTTCCAGAACCCCACCATCTGCCCTGAGCCAGTCTAGAATGACCTCTGAGCgggctccctctcctgcctctagAATGGTCCAGGCTTCCTCACAGTGTGTTCTTCCTCCAGCTCAGGATAGACCTAGGTCACCTGTGCCATCTGCTTTTTCTGACCAGTCCCGAGCTTTGCTTGCCCAGACCACTCCTGCAGCAGGGTCTCAGTCCCTTTCCTCTGGGACAGTGGCCAAGACCACGTCTTCTGCTGATGACCACAATGGCATGCtctctggccctgcccctggcATGTCCCATCCTGAGGGTGGGGAACCACCTGTCTCCACGGGGGCCCAGCAGTCTTCTGCATTGGCCGCCCTGCAGCCGGCAAAGGAGCGGCGgagttcctcctcctcctcctcctccagctcctcttcCTCATCGTCGTCATCAtcgtcctcttcctcctcctcctcttccggTTCCAGTTCTAGCGACTCAGAGGGCTCTAGCCTTCCTACTCAACCTGAGGTAGCACTGAAGAG GGtacccagccccaccccagccccaaagGAGGCTGTTCGAGAGGGACGTCCTCAGGAGCCTACCCCAGCCAAGCGGAAGAGGCGCTCTAGTAGCTCCAGTTCcagctcttcctcttcctcttcatcttcctcctcgtcctcctcctcttcctcctcttcctcctcctcttcctcctcctcctcttcctcctcttctacttcttcctccccctcccctgctaaGCCTGGCCCTCAGGCCTTGCCCAAACCTGCAAGCCCTAAGAAGCCGCCCCCTGGTGAGCGGAG GTCCCGTAGCCCCCGGAAGCCAATAGACTCTCTCCGAGACTCTCGGTCTCTCAGCTACTCGCCTGCGGAGCGCCGCCGCCCCTCGCCCCAGCCCTCGCCACGGGACCAGCAGAG CAGCAGTGAGCGGGGTTCCCGCAGAGGCCAGCGTGGGGACAGCCGCTCCCCAGGCCACAAGCGCAGGAAGGAGACACCCAGCCCCCGGCCTGTGCGGCACCGTTCCTCCAG GTCTCCTTGA